In Acidimicrobiia bacterium, the genomic window TTCCAAGCCGACCGCCGCGAGCGCCGCGCGTGCGTCGTCGGGAGACATCGCACCCCAGGCTATGAATGCGCTTGCAACGCCTCGATGAGTTTTGGCACGACCTTGTGCACGTCACCGACCACGCCGAGGTCGGCGATGCCGAAGATCGGGGCCTCGGCGTCCTTGTTCACCGCGATGATGTTCTCGGATCCCTTCATGCCCACCATGTGCTGCGTGGCCCCTGAGATGCCGAGCGCGATGTAGAGCTTGGGCTTCACGACCTTGCCGGTCTGCCCGACCTGCTTCGAGTACGGCACCCACCCGGCGTCGACGATCGCCCGCGACGCGCCCGACGCGCCGCCGAGCAGCTTCGCGAGCTGCTCGACGAGTGGGTCGTAGGCCTCCGCGCTGCCGAGCCCGCGGCCACCCGACACGACCACCTTCGCCTCTTCGAGCTTCGGCCCTTCGCGCTCCTCCACGTGGCGCTCGAGCACCTTTGCCTCGCCGGCGCGTCCGGCGTCGGGCGCGGGCACGGCCACGACCGCCGCGGCGCTACCACCGCTCGGCTCGGCCGCGAACGACTTCGGGCGGATCGCAGCAAGAAACGGCGCCTCGCCCTCGAACTCGGTGTCGACGAGCGTGTTGCCACCGAAGATCGCAGCACCCACGATCACCTTGTCGCCGTCGACGCGCAACGCAACTCCGTTGGTGAGTACGGGGCGGTCGAGCTTCACCGACAAGCGGGAGATCGCGTCACGGCCGTCGTAGCTCTGCGCGAACAACACCAGTTCGGGATGGTGCTCTCCGATCAACGCTTCGAGTGCGGCAGCACCGACGACGCCTGGCAACGCGTCACCCGGATCCACCGCGTACACCGTCGTGGCGCCGTGCTCGCCGAGTCCCGCTGCGAGCGCGTCGGCATTCGCGCCGATGTGCACCGCCTCGAGTGTCCCGCCGAGCTCACGCGCCTTGGTGAGCAACTCGAGCGTCGCGGTCGACGGCTTGTCGCCGTCCGCCTCGGCAAACACCCACACCTTGGAAATCGCCACCGCTTACCTACTCTCTCTCGTCGAGGACTTGGCCTCTCTCAGATGATCTTGAGGTCCTCGAGGAACGACACGATGCGCGTGTAGGCCTCGCCGTCGTCCTCGATCTTCTCGCCGGCTTGCCGCTCGGGGGCGGCGGCAACGGACACGATCTGCTGGCGTGCACCCGACCAGCCGACCTCGTCGGGGCTCAGGCCGAGATCGGCCACTGTCACCTGGTCGACCGGCTTGTTCTTCGCCGCCATGATCCCCTTGAACGACGGGTAGCGCGGCTCCACGACACCCGCGGTCACGCTCACCACTGCGGGCAGCGACGCAACGACGACGTCGTAGCCGGCTTCGGTCTGGCGTTGGATGGTGACCTTGCCGTCGCCGACCTCGACGTGCTTCGCGAACGTGAGCGACGGCCAACCGAGCAGTTCCGCGATCTGCGCGGGCATCGTGCCGGTGTAGCCGTCAGTCGATTCGGTGGCGGTCAGCACCAGGTCGACGTCGCCCGCGCGCTCGACGGCCTTGGCGAGCACCTTCGCCGTCGACAGCGCATCGGAACCGGCGAGCGCCTCGTCCGACACGAGCACGGCTCGTGCCGATCCCATGGCGAGGCCGGTGCGCAGGCCCGAGACCTCACCGTTCGGCGCCATCGACACGAGGATCACCTCACCTCCACCCGCCTTGTCGGCGAGTTGGAGCGCCATCTCCACTCCGTACATGTCGGAGTCGTCGATCTG contains:
- a CDS encoding electron transfer flavoprotein subunit alpha/FixB family protein, giving the protein MSKVWVFAEADGDKPSTATLELLTKARELGGTLEAVHIGANADALAAGLGEHGATTVYAVDPGDALPGVVGAAALEALIGEHHPELVLFAQSYDGRDAISRLSVKLDRPVLTNGVALRVDGDKVIVGAAIFGGNTLVDTEFEGEAPFLAAIRPKSFAAEPSGGSAAAVVAVPAPDAGRAGEAKVLERHVEEREGPKLEEAKVVVSGGRGLGSAEAYDPLVEQLAKLLGGASGASRAIVDAGWVPYSKQVGQTGKVVKPKLYIALGISGATQHMVGMKGSENIIAVNKDAEAPIFGIADLGVVGDVHKVVPKLIEALQAHS
- a CDS encoding electron transfer flavoprotein subunit beta/FixA family protein; protein product: MNIAVCVKQIPDPNVPGNLDADHTLDRSAKPQIDDSDMYGVEMALQLADKAGGGEVILVSMAPNGEVSGLRTGLAMGSARAVLVSDEALAGSDALSTAKVLAKAVERAGDVDLVLTATESTDGYTGTMPAQIAELLGWPSLTFAKHVEVGDGKVTIQRQTEAGYDVVVASLPAVVSVTAGVVEPRYPSFKGIMAAKNKPVDQVTVADLGLSPDEVGWSGARQQIVSVAAAPERQAGEKIEDDGEAYTRIVSFLEDLKII